From Pagrus major chromosome 9, Pma_NU_1.0, the proteins below share one genomic window:
- the mid1 gene encoding E3 ubiquitin-protein ligase Midline-1 isoform X1 — METLESELTCPICLELFEDPLLLPCAHSLCFNCAHRILVSHCTPSEPIQSISAFQCPTCRYVITLNQRGLEGLKRNVTLQNIIDRYQKASLSGPNSPNETRRERAVSDSAAMTSPGDRVQCQFCEQDPPQDAVKTCVTCEVSYCDECLKATHPNKKPFTGHRLIEPLLDSHLRGLMCLEHEDEKVNMYCVTDEQLICALCKLVGRHRDHQVAALSDRYDKLKQALDSNLGSLIKRTSDLESLMGKLIQTCQHVEVNASRQENKLLEECDLLINIIQQRRQIIATKIKEGKAIRLRKLAQQIASCKQCIERSSSLITQADIALKETDQTRFLQTAKNICERVSMATASSQILLPEINLNDTFDTFALDFTREKKMLESLDYLTAPNPPAIREELCTASYDTITVHWTSDDEFSVVSYELQYAIFTSQSNVVSLCNSADSWMIVPNIKQNHYTVHGLQCGTKYIFIVKAINQAGNRSSEPGKLKTNSQPFKLDPKSAHRKLRVSHDNLTVERDETSSKKSHSQDRFSSHSSYGVTGNVYIDSGRHYWEALIGGSTWFAVGIAYKSAPKHEWVGKNSGSWVLSRCNNSWVVRHNSKEMPIEPSPHLRRLGILLDYDSGYLSFYDAVGSQHLYTFDIAFAQPVCPVFNVWNRCLTVLTGLPIPDHLEGTDYHN; from the exons ATGGAAACACTGGAGTCGGAGCTGACCTGCCCAATCTGTCTGGAGCTCTTTGAGGACCCGCTGCTCTTGCCCTGCGCTCACAGCCTTTGTTTCAACTGTGCCCATCGTATTCTGGTGTCACACTGCACACCCAGCGAGCCAATTCAGTCCATCAGCGCCTTTCAGTGCCCCACCTGTCGCTATGTCATCACCCTCAACCAGAGGGGCTTAGAGGGACTCAAACGCAACGTTACATTACAGAACATCATTGACCGCTACCAGAAGGCTTCTCTAAGTGGACCTAACTCTCCTAACGAGACCCGGCGTGAGCGAGCCGTGTCCGACAGCGCAGCCATGACTTCTCCTGGCGACCGGGTGCAGTGTCAGTTCTGTGAGCAGGACCCTCCACAGGACGCTGTGAAGACCTGCGTCACCTGCGAGGTGTCATACTGCGACGAATGTCTCAAGGCCACCCACCCCAACAAGAAGCCTTTCACGGGCCACCGTCTAATCGAGCCCTTGCTGGATTCCCATCTGCGTGGGCTCATGTGTCTGGAGCATGAGGATGAGAAGGTCAACATGTACTGTGTGACAGATGAACAGTTGATCTGTGCATTGTGTAAGCTTGTTGGCCGACACCGGGACCACCAAGTAGCAGCCCTCAGTGACCGATATGACAAACTCAAG CAAGCCTTGGATTCCAACCTAGGCAGTCTAATCAAGAGGACCAGTGATTTGGAAAGTCTGATGGGCAAACTTATCCAAACCTGCCAACATGTGGAG GTAAATGCGTCGCGACAGGAAAACAAGCTGCTCGAGGAGTGTGACCTGCTGATTAATATCATACAGCAGCGGAGGCAAATCATAGCGACCAAGATAAAGGAGGGAAAG GCTATACGGCTAAGGAAACTAGCCCAGCAGATAGCCAGCTGCAAACAGTGCATCGAGCGGTCCTCCTCCCTCATCACTCAGGCCGACATAGCTCTCAAAGAGACAGACCAGACTCGTTTCCTTCAAACAGCTAAAAACATCTGTGAGAG AGTGTCAATGGCGACAGCATCCTCTCAAATCCTGTTACCAGAAATTAACTTGAACGACACCTTTGATACTTTTGCTCTGGATTTcacaagagagaagaaaatgttaGAAAGCTTGGATTACCTCACAG CACCAAATCCACCAGCAATCCGTGAGGAATTATGCACAGCTTCATACGACACGATCACAGTTCACTGGACATCAGACGACGAATTCTCTGTTGTATCATATGAACTTCAGTACGCTATCTTCACCAGCCAATCTAACGTTGTCA GTTTGTGTAACTCTGCTGACAGCTGGATGATTGTACCAAACATCAAGCAGAATCACTACACTGTGCACGGGCTCCAATGTGGCACCAAGTACATTTTCATTGTGAAGGCCATAAACCAGGCAGGAAATCGCAGCAGTGAACCAGGGAAACTCAAGACTAACA GTCAGCCATTCAAGTTGGACCCAAAGTCAGCTCACCGGAAGCTCAGGGTGTCCCATGACAATCTGACAGTAGAGAGGGACGAGACGTCTTCCAAGAAGAGCCACAGTCAGGACCGCTTCTCTAGCCACAGCAGCTACGGTGTCACAGGGAACGTCTACATCGACAGCGGCCGCCATTACTGGGAAGCTCTTATAGGCGGAAGCACATG GTTTGCAGTGGGCATTGCATACAAGTCAGCACCAAAACATGAGTGGGTCGGCAAAAACTCTGGGTCCTGGGTGCTATCTCGATGCAACAACTCGTGGGTGGTGCGTCACAACAGTAAGGAGATGCCCATTGAGCCATCACCCCACCTGCGCCGTCTCGGAATACTGTTGGACTACGACTCTGGATATCTGTCTTTCTACGATGCTGTCGGCTCTCAGCACTTGTATACGTTTGACATTGCCTTTGCTCAGCCAGTCTGCCCTGTGTTTAACGTGTGGAACAGGTGTTTAACAGTCCTCACTGGGCTGCCCATCCCTGATCACTTAGAGGGAACGGACTACCACAACTGA
- the mid1 gene encoding E3 ubiquitin-protein ligase Midline-1 isoform X2, with protein sequence METLESELTCPICLELFEDPLLLPCAHSLCFNCAHRILVSHCTPSEPIQSISAFQCPTCRYVITLNQRGLEGLKRNVTLQNIIDRYQKASLSGPNSPNETRRERAVSDSAAMTSPGDRVQCQFCEQDPPQDAVKTCVTCEVSYCDECLKATHPNKKPFTGHRLIEPLLDSHLRGLMCLEHEDEKVNMYCVTDEQLICALCKLVGRHRDHQVAALSDRYDKLKKPSGRFLCVGRDRSHQEADQQALDSNLGSLIKRTSDLESLMGKLIQTCQHVEVNASRQENKLLEECDLLINIIQQRRQIIATKIKEGKAIRLRKLAQQIASCKQCIERSSSLITQADIALKETDQTRFLQTAKNICERVSMATASSQILLPEINLNDTFDTFALDFTREKKMLESLDYLTAPNPPAIREELCTASYDTITVHWTSDDEFSVVSYELQYAIFTSQSNVVSLCNSADSWMIVPNIKQNHYTVHGLQCGTKYIFIVKAINQAGNRSSEPGKLKTNSQPFKLDPKSAHRKLRVSHDNLTVERDETSSKKSHSQDRFSSHSSYGVTGNVYIDSGRHYWEALIGGSTWFAVGIAYKSAPKHEWVGKNSGSWVLSRCNNSWVVRHNSKEMPIEPSPHLRRLGILLDYDSGYLSFYDAVGSQHLYTFDIAFAQPVCPVFNVWNRCLTVLTGLPIPDHLEGTDYHN encoded by the exons ATGGAAACACTGGAGTCGGAGCTGACCTGCCCAATCTGTCTGGAGCTCTTTGAGGACCCGCTGCTCTTGCCCTGCGCTCACAGCCTTTGTTTCAACTGTGCCCATCGTATTCTGGTGTCACACTGCACACCCAGCGAGCCAATTCAGTCCATCAGCGCCTTTCAGTGCCCCACCTGTCGCTATGTCATCACCCTCAACCAGAGGGGCTTAGAGGGACTCAAACGCAACGTTACATTACAGAACATCATTGACCGCTACCAGAAGGCTTCTCTAAGTGGACCTAACTCTCCTAACGAGACCCGGCGTGAGCGAGCCGTGTCCGACAGCGCAGCCATGACTTCTCCTGGCGACCGGGTGCAGTGTCAGTTCTGTGAGCAGGACCCTCCACAGGACGCTGTGAAGACCTGCGTCACCTGCGAGGTGTCATACTGCGACGAATGTCTCAAGGCCACCCACCCCAACAAGAAGCCTTTCACGGGCCACCGTCTAATCGAGCCCTTGCTGGATTCCCATCTGCGTGGGCTCATGTGTCTGGAGCATGAGGATGAGAAGGTCAACATGTACTGTGTGACAGATGAACAGTTGATCTGTGCATTGTGTAAGCTTGTTGGCCGACACCGGGACCACCAAGTAGCAGCCCTCAGTGACCGATATGACAAACTCAAG AAACCTTCTGGCCGCTTTCTCTGTGTGGGGCGTGATCGTTCACACCAGGAGGCCGACCAG CAAGCCTTGGATTCCAACCTAGGCAGTCTAATCAAGAGGACCAGTGATTTGGAAAGTCTGATGGGCAAACTTATCCAAACCTGCCAACATGTGGAG GTAAATGCGTCGCGACAGGAAAACAAGCTGCTCGAGGAGTGTGACCTGCTGATTAATATCATACAGCAGCGGAGGCAAATCATAGCGACCAAGATAAAGGAGGGAAAG GCTATACGGCTAAGGAAACTAGCCCAGCAGATAGCCAGCTGCAAACAGTGCATCGAGCGGTCCTCCTCCCTCATCACTCAGGCCGACATAGCTCTCAAAGAGACAGACCAGACTCGTTTCCTTCAAACAGCTAAAAACATCTGTGAGAG AGTGTCAATGGCGACAGCATCCTCTCAAATCCTGTTACCAGAAATTAACTTGAACGACACCTTTGATACTTTTGCTCTGGATTTcacaagagagaagaaaatgttaGAAAGCTTGGATTACCTCACAG CACCAAATCCACCAGCAATCCGTGAGGAATTATGCACAGCTTCATACGACACGATCACAGTTCACTGGACATCAGACGACGAATTCTCTGTTGTATCATATGAACTTCAGTACGCTATCTTCACCAGCCAATCTAACGTTGTCA GTTTGTGTAACTCTGCTGACAGCTGGATGATTGTACCAAACATCAAGCAGAATCACTACACTGTGCACGGGCTCCAATGTGGCACCAAGTACATTTTCATTGTGAAGGCCATAAACCAGGCAGGAAATCGCAGCAGTGAACCAGGGAAACTCAAGACTAACA GTCAGCCATTCAAGTTGGACCCAAAGTCAGCTCACCGGAAGCTCAGGGTGTCCCATGACAATCTGACAGTAGAGAGGGACGAGACGTCTTCCAAGAAGAGCCACAGTCAGGACCGCTTCTCTAGCCACAGCAGCTACGGTGTCACAGGGAACGTCTACATCGACAGCGGCCGCCATTACTGGGAAGCTCTTATAGGCGGAAGCACATG GTTTGCAGTGGGCATTGCATACAAGTCAGCACCAAAACATGAGTGGGTCGGCAAAAACTCTGGGTCCTGGGTGCTATCTCGATGCAACAACTCGTGGGTGGTGCGTCACAACAGTAAGGAGATGCCCATTGAGCCATCACCCCACCTGCGCCGTCTCGGAATACTGTTGGACTACGACTCTGGATATCTGTCTTTCTACGATGCTGTCGGCTCTCAGCACTTGTATACGTTTGACATTGCCTTTGCTCAGCCAGTCTGCCCTGTGTTTAACGTGTGGAACAGGTGTTTAACAGTCCTCACTGGGCTGCCCATCCCTGATCACTTAGAGGGAACGGACTACCACAACTGA
- the cog3 gene encoding conserved oligomeric Golgi complex subunit 3, with protein sequence MAFTDQSLQDPTDKETWEKLSLWDRRTDALAPLTEKQMDSVLELRAAAETLSVPSELPIEDLCSLSSRSLQSPFTATVPASTEDVLLKGFQTLDMENDRIETAQQFFAWFAKLQANMDQDDSVKHRKTRDDLNCYQEQCDAILKDVSAALEHLDSLQKQYLFVSNKTGTLHDSCERLLKEQSELVDLAESIQQKLSYFNELENINTKLNSPTLSVNSEGFIPMLSKLDDCIEYVSSHPNFKDYPVYLAKFKQCLSKAMHFMKIHIVNTMQNLTSQLTKRDPMGLTNADNAFTLYYVKFRAVAPKVRSLIEQIEQRAEKIPEYHQLLDEVHQCYLDQREQLLSPSITSTITDLTNQNSKDHCALVRSGCAFMVHVCQDEHQLYNEFFSKPTLKLDELLEKLCLSLYDVLRPLIIHIIHLETLSELCSILKNEMLEDHVHNNVAQLGAFDAVVKQMLEDVQERLVYRTHIYIQTDITGYNPAPGDLAYPEKLEMMERIAQSLKEEQKKQMSQESVFSDVQLEDPDGRRNSNAGNVEASSLQASISPADLHGMWYPTVRRTLVCLSKLYRCIDRAVFQGLSQEALSACIQSLLKASDIILKNKTQIDGQLFLIKHLLIMREQIAPFHTDFAIKEISLDLKKTRDAAFKILNPKAVPKFFRFNSHNAILEFLLEGTPEIKEHYIDSKKDVDRHLKFSCEQFIQQQTQIFVGNLEEFLNKVAALKTMAIQGGPTYSLSQQPWAQPAKINDIVMATYRVMKSKLPSTLQSMSLYLANRDTEFILFKPVRNNIQQVFQRLHALLQEEYSGEDLQIIACPSTEQINLLLSVNK encoded by the exons ATGGCGTTCACAGACCAGTCCCTTCAGGACCCGACAGATAAAGAAACCTGGGAGAAACTGTCGTTATGGGACCGCCGCACCGACGCCTTGGCTCCGCTCACGGAGAAACAAATGGACTCTGTCCTGGAGCTGCGAGCCGCCGCCGAAACGCTCTCTGTCCCGTCAGAG TTGCCCATTGAGGACTTGTGCAGCCTTTCGTCGCGGTCCTTGCAGTCCCCCTTCACAGCGACTGTGCCCGCCTCAACAGAGGACGTCCTGCTCAAGGGTTTCCAGACGCTTGACATGGAGAATGACAGGATAGAAACAGCACAACAG TTTTTTGCCTGGTTTGCCAAGTTGCAGGCAAACATGGACCAGGATGACAGCGTAAAGCACAG GAAAACCAGAGATGATCTGAACTGCTACCAGGAACAGTGTGATGCTATTCTGAAAGATGTCAGTGCTGCTCTTGAACACTTGGACTCTCTTCAGAAACAGTATCTGTTTGTGTCCAATAAGACCGGCACCCTGCATGATTCCTGTGAACGGCTCTTGAAAGAGCAG TCAGAGCTTGTTGACCTGGCAGAGAGCATACAGCAGAAACTGTCATATTTTAACGAGCTAGAAAACATAAACACG AAACTGAACTCACCGACCTTGTCTGTAAATAGCGAAGGCTTTATACCGATGCTGTCGAAATTGGATGACTGTATCGAATATGTTTCTTCACAT CCCAATTTCAAGGACTATCCAGTTTATTTGGCCAAGTTTAAACAGTGTCTTTCAAAAGCTATGCACTTCATGAAGATCCACATCGTAAACACTATGCAGAATCTAACAAGCCAGTTAACAAAAAGG GATCCGATGGGCTTGACCAATGCAGACAATGCCTTTACACTTTACTACGTAAAGTTTAGAGCGGTTGCACCCAAAGTTAGA tctttGATTGAACAGATAGAGCAACGAGCAGAGAAGATTCCAGA ATACCATCAACTCCTAGATGAAGTCCATCAGTGCTACCTTGACCAGAGGGAGCAGCTCCTCAGTCCCAGCATTACATCCACCATTACTGACCTGACCAACCAAAACAGCAAAGACCACTGCGCTCTG GTTCGTAGTGGCTGTGCCTTCATGGTTCACGTGTGCCAGGATGAACACCAACTGTACAATGAGTTCTTCTCTAAACCCACGCTTAAACTAGA CGAGCTGCTCGAGAAGTTATGTTTGTCCCTGTATGATGTCCTCCGGCCTCTCATCATCCACATCATCCACCTGGAGACCCTGTCGGAGCTCTGCAGTATCCTCAAGAATGAGATGCTGGAAGACCATGTTCATAACAACG TCGCTCAGTTGGGGGCCTTTGATGCAGTGGTGAAGCAGATGCTGGAGGATGTCCAGGAGAGGCTGGTCTACAGGACTCACATTTACATCCAGACTGATATCACGGGCTACAACCCAGCTCCCGGGGATTTGGCCTATCCCGAGAAGCTGGAGATGATGGAG AGAATTGCTCAGAGCTTGAAGGAAGAGCAGAAAAAGCAGATGTCACAGGAGTCAGTGTTTTCCGATGTTCAGCTTGAGGATCCTGATGGTAGAAGAAACAGTAATGCTG GGAATGTGGAAGCATCAAGCCTACAGGCGTCGATCTCTCCTGCTGATCTGCATGGCATGTGGTACCCTACTGTCAGACGAACGCTGGTCTGTCTGTCCAAGCTCTACAGATGTATAGAC AGAGCAGTCTTCCAGGGTTTATCTCAAGAGGCCTTATCTGCCTGCATCCAGTCCCTGCTTAAAGCTTCAGATATCATCCTTAAAAACAAG ACACAAATAGATGGGCAACTATTCCTGATCAAGCACCTGCTGATAATGCGTGAACAGATTGCCCCGTTTCACACCGACTTCGCCATCAAGGAAATCTCACTGGACCTGAAGAAAACGCGAG ATGCTGCCTTCAAAATCCTGAACCCTAAGGCTGTTCCCAAATTCTTCCGATTTAACAGTCACAACGCCATACTTGAATTCCTGTTGGAG GGAACACCGGAGATAAAGGAGCACTACATTGACTCTAAGAAGGACGTGGACCGACACCTGAAGTTCAGCTGTGAGCAGTTCATTCAGCAGCAGACTCAGATCTTTGTGGGGAACCTTGAGGAGTTTCTCAACAAG GTTGCAGCTCTAAAAACAATGGCTATCCAAGGTGGTCCCACATACAGTCTGTCTCAGCAACCTTGGGCACAGCCAG cAAAGATCAACGATATTGTGATGGCTACCTACCGGGTGATGAAGAGCAAGCTGCCAAGCACTTTACAGAGCATGTCCTTGTACTtagccaacagagacacagagttCATCCTTTTCAAGCCTGTCCGG AATAACATCCAGCAGGTATTCCAAAGACTGCATGCCTTGCTTCAGGAGGAGTACAGCGGAGAAGACCTTCAAATCATCGCATGCCCATCTACGGAGCAG ATtaacctgctgctgtctgtgaatAAGTAA